In one window of Carassius auratus strain Wakin unplaced genomic scaffold, ASM336829v1 scaf_tig00034482, whole genome shotgun sequence DNA:
- the LOC113081468 gene encoding ankyrin repeat domain-containing protein SOWAHC-like isoform X2, translating into MGEISEASLLDYICSSGGKVKNSDLSKAYKHFINHSDLQLRAKYREEFKLVIDRIAVGKSENGEKYLVLKKKYRQQMQDQEPGSGKEGQSIKQFHPNTQNDLQVSNPGQNRNPTAQKPALVGWCSGPMITVTEATEPTYTDNADSTLSPPDEEKPDELSASDREDELDKDSGSKSESEQDEECGGSLGSTAVALDPLEKEWIFSAASGKLSHLTQLLKQDSSLANKKDFTSGFTALHWAAKHGKEDMTTMLAEAGADVNTKAHGYTPLHIAALHRHRHIFDLLVRTYGANEHLRDYSGHIAYHYLSVRETQLEDHELSEVSECHSLTQAGERRNRKITSIFHSMKKWGSAEELAAVPEERTVAHQLMLPAFRPRKFSR; encoded by the exons ATGGGCGAGATCAGTGAAGCGTCCTTGCTGGATTATATCTGTTCCTCTGGAGGAAAAGTCAAAAATTCTGATCTGTCCAAAGCATATAAGCATTTTATAAACCATAGCGATTTGCAGCTACGTG CCAAATACAGAGAAGAGTTCAAACTCGTCATTGATAGAATTGCAGTGGGGAAATCTGAAAAT GGGGAGAAATATCTTGTCCTCAAGAAGAAGTATAGACAGCAAATGCAAGATCAAGAGCCTGGCTCTGGAAAGGAAGGACAATCAATCAAGCAGTTtcatccaaacacacaaaatgatcTCCAGGTCTCCAATCCAGGGCAGAACCGTAACCCAACAGCTCAGAAACCAGCACTGGTGGGCTGGTGCTCAGGACCCATGATTACAGTCACAGAGGCAACAGAACCGACCTATACAGATAAT GCCGACAGCACCCTCTCACCGCCAGACGAGGAGAAACCAGACGAGCTTTCAGCTTCAGACAGAGAAGATGAACTCGACAAGGATTCAGGGTCAAAG AGTGAATCCGAGCAGGATGAGGAGTGTGGAGGCAGTTTGGGATCCACCGCTGTGGCT CTGGATCCTCTTGAGAAAGAGTGGATCTTCTCAGCAGCAAGTGGCAAACTGTCTCACCTTACTCAGCTCCTGAAACAAGACTCTTCCCTGGCCAATAAAAAG GACTTCACCTCAG ggttt ACAGCGCTGCACTGGGCTGCCAAACACGGTAAAGAAGACATGACCACAATGTTGGCAGAAGCAGGGGCTGACGTCAATACAAAAGCA CAT GGGTACACACCTTTACACATAGCAGCGCTGCACAGGCATCGACATATATTTGACCTGCTGGTCAGGACATATG GAGCAAATGAGCATTTGCGGGACTACAGCGGCCACATAGCATATCATTACCTCAGTGTACGGGAAACACAATTAGAAGACCATGAGCTAT CTGAAGTCAGCGAGTGCCACAGTCTAACCCAGGCTGGCGAGCGCAGAAACAGGAAGATCACCTCAATATTTCACTCCATGAAGAAGTGGGGTTCAGCAGAGGAGCTGGCGGCCGTACCGGAGGAGAGGACTGTTGCTCATCAGCTCATGCTGCCTGCGTTTAGGCCCAGAAAGTTCTCACGGTAG
- the LOC113081468 gene encoding ankyrin repeat domain-containing protein SOWAHC-like isoform X1 translates to MGEISEASLLDYICSSGGKVKNSDLSKAYKHFINHSDLQLRAKYREEFKLVIDRIAVGKSENGEKYLVLKKKYRQQMQDQEPGSGKEGQSIKQFHPNTQNDLQVSNPGQNRNPTAQKPALVGWCSGPMITVTEATEPTYTDNQADSTLSPPDEEKPDELSASDREDELDKDSGSKSESEQDEECGGSLGSTAVALDPLEKEWIFSAASGKLSHLTQLLKQDSSLANKKDFTSGFTALHWAAKHGKEDMTTMLAEAGADVNTKAHGYTPLHIAALHRHRHIFDLLVRTYGANEHLRDYSGHIAYHYLSVRETQLEDHELSEVSECHSLTQAGERRNRKITSIFHSMKKWGSAEELAAVPEERTVAHQLMLPAFRPRKFSR, encoded by the exons ATGGGCGAGATCAGTGAAGCGTCCTTGCTGGATTATATCTGTTCCTCTGGAGGAAAAGTCAAAAATTCTGATCTGTCCAAAGCATATAAGCATTTTATAAACCATAGCGATTTGCAGCTACGTG CCAAATACAGAGAAGAGTTCAAACTCGTCATTGATAGAATTGCAGTGGGGAAATCTGAAAAT GGGGAGAAATATCTTGTCCTCAAGAAGAAGTATAGACAGCAAATGCAAGATCAAGAGCCTGGCTCTGGAAAGGAAGGACAATCAATCAAGCAGTTtcatccaaacacacaaaatgatcTCCAGGTCTCCAATCCAGGGCAGAACCGTAACCCAACAGCTCAGAAACCAGCACTGGTGGGCTGGTGCTCAGGACCCATGATTACAGTCACAGAGGCAACAGAACCGACCTATACAGATAAT CAGGCCGACAGCACCCTCTCACCGCCAGACGAGGAGAAACCAGACGAGCTTTCAGCTTCAGACAGAGAAGATGAACTCGACAAGGATTCAGGGTCAAAG AGTGAATCCGAGCAGGATGAGGAGTGTGGAGGCAGTTTGGGATCCACCGCTGTGGCT CTGGATCCTCTTGAGAAAGAGTGGATCTTCTCAGCAGCAAGTGGCAAACTGTCTCACCTTACTCAGCTCCTGAAACAAGACTCTTCCCTGGCCAATAAAAAG GACTTCACCTCAG ggttt ACAGCGCTGCACTGGGCTGCCAAACACGGTAAAGAAGACATGACCACAATGTTGGCAGAAGCAGGGGCTGACGTCAATACAAAAGCA CAT GGGTACACACCTTTACACATAGCAGCGCTGCACAGGCATCGACATATATTTGACCTGCTGGTCAGGACATATG GAGCAAATGAGCATTTGCGGGACTACAGCGGCCACATAGCATATCATTACCTCAGTGTACGGGAAACACAATTAGAAGACCATGAGCTAT CTGAAGTCAGCGAGTGCCACAGTCTAACCCAGGCTGGCGAGCGCAGAAACAGGAAGATCACCTCAATATTTCACTCCATGAAGAAGTGGGGTTCAGCAGAGGAGCTGGCGGCCGTACCGGAGGAGAGGACTGTTGCTCATCAGCTCATGCTGCCTGCGTTTAGGCCCAGAAAGTTCTCACGGTAG